Part of the Gemmatimonadaceae bacterium genome is shown below.
CCGTCGATCAGACCCGGCTCATCATGCGCGGCCTGCGCCACGACCGTCCCGGTGAGGAGGACAGCTTCAGCATCGAAACTTCGAACGCGCTCGCCGGCCTGCTTGCCACCGTCACTGGCTACTTCGGCGCGGTCGCGGTTGCCATCGCTGCCATCTCGCTTGTAGTCGGCGGCATCGTCATCATGAACATCATGCTCGTCTCGGTCACCGAACGCACGCGCGAGGTCGGCATCCGCAAGGCGCTTGGCGCGACGCGGCTCAACATCCTGCTGCAGTTTCTCATCGAAGCGGTGGTGCTGTGCCTGTTGGGCGGATTGATCGGCGTGATGCTCGGCGCCGGCGGCGCGTCGGTGCTGCACCGCGTGATGCACTGGAACACTGACGTGTCCAGCGGGTCGGTGATTCTGGCATTCGTGTTCTCGGGGATGGTCGGCATCGTGTTCGGCGTGTGGCCGGCGCGGCGGGCGGCGACACTCGATCCGATCGTTGCGTTGCGATACGAATAGATTTTCGATCGACGAACGCAGGTGGTGGCCCGCGCTACAGGTTCCGGCGCGGGCCATTTTTTGTGTCCGTCGCCGCGAAATTTGTTGAAGCTCGAACTGGTTCGCGCGCCGTCACTTGCGTGAGGCGGCGTGAAACGCGCATCCTGAGAG
Proteins encoded:
- a CDS encoding FtsX-like permease family protein is translated as VDQTRLIMRGLRHDRPGEEDSFSIETSNALAGLLATVTGYFGAVAVAIAAISLVVGGIVIMNIMLVSVTERTREVGIRKALGATRLNILLQFLIEAVVLCLLGGLIGVMLGAGGASVLHRVMHWNTDVSSGSVILAFVFSGMVGIVFGVWPARRAATLDPIVALRYE